The proteins below come from a single Papaver somniferum cultivar HN1 chromosome 11, ASM357369v1, whole genome shotgun sequence genomic window:
- the LOC113324390 gene encoding glutamic acid-rich protein-like, producing MVSSSGDYSYSSSEEDSRTSATKVRANKDHAKKVINNMPLDKLKDARDKLLKRKEREEIIAEYQEKRRRIQRKKLEAEERLRSRLDGVASDSDVEEEELLWEPMEHKSRLYPPHREIERQGKADLQDERDEEDYWDAIHGDFFEEEFSSSDSDSEKESEEYSSEDDNDDDESDDSDDCSCS from the coding sequence ATGGTGTCTTCCAGCGGTGATTATTCTTATAGCTCTTCTGAGGAGGACTCCAGGACCTCTGCGACCAAAGTGCGTGCCAATAAGGATCATGCTAAGAAGGTGATAAATAACATGCCCCTCGACAAGCTAAAAGATGCTCGTGATAAGCTCTTGAAGAGGAAAGAAAGGGAGGAGATAATTGCTGAGTATCAAGAGAAGAGACGTAGGATTCAGCGGAAAAAACTAGAAGCTGAGGAGAGACTCCGATCCCGTCTTGATGGCGTAGCCTCAGACTCAGATGTTGAAGAAGAGGAACTTTTATGGGAGCCGATGGAACACAAAAGTAGGTTATATCCACCGCATAGGGAGATTGAGCGACAGGGTAAGGCTGATCTCCAGGATGAACGTGACGAAGAAGACTATTGGGACGCAATACATGGAGATTTCTTCGAGGAAGAATTCTCTAGTTCGGACAGTGATTCTGAGAAAGAGTCTGAAGAGTATTCTTCAgaggatgataatgatgatgacgaGTCGGATGACTCTGACGATTGTtcttgctcataa